A stretch of the Filimonas lacunae genome encodes the following:
- a CDS encoding PKD domain-containing protein translates to MDFIQKNKKNIVALTVILLLLTAGLFAWLQKKVIHSDNDIAATVYPLKLSVGDTLYFADNTPFATHKRWSFGDGSMAVSDSGTYRYSKPGYYQVSLLINGQYSRIMNVQVLEKPEETDLSDSLVSVNAPHVGMQFENIVFRSKALNATAYRWKFGESGNIDSKDPLAIYAYQQPGDYTVLLYTNTTEYPVLHKITILPAFKTVNDSISLDNTYEKIDNDFKTHLQLIANGSSFNANYNYLLATYLCQNEKAIIKVNGSKVNDFNSYCLGLQFDKGITIFNVKCGFDDNQKCVKKVEIQQGK, encoded by the coding sequence ATGGATTTTATCCAAAAAAACAAGAAAAACATTGTTGCCCTCACTGTCATTTTATTATTATTGACAGCAGGTCTTTTCGCGTGGCTTCAAAAGAAGGTTATTCACAGCGATAACGATATAGCAGCAACCGTATATCCTTTAAAATTATCCGTAGGCGACACTTTATACTTTGCCGATAACACCCCGTTTGCCACCCATAAAAGATGGAGCTTTGGTGATGGCTCTATGGCCGTTTCCGATAGCGGCACCTACCGCTACAGCAAACCCGGCTATTACCAGGTATCGTTGCTGATTAACGGCCAGTATTCCCGAATCATGAACGTGCAGGTGCTGGAAAAACCGGAAGAAACCGATTTATCCGATTCGCTGGTCAGCGTTAACGCGCCGCATGTAGGTATGCAGTTTGAAAACATTGTTTTCCGCAGCAAAGCGTTGAATGCAACCGCCTACCGGTGGAAGTTTGGAGAGTCGGGCAATATTGATTCCAAAGATCCCTTAGCCATTTACGCCTACCAGCAACCCGGCGACTACACCGTACTGTTGTATACCAACACTACCGAATACCCCGTACTGCATAAGATTACAATACTACCTGCATTTAAAACCGTAAACGATTCTATTTCCTTAGACAACACCTACGAAAAAATAGACAACGATTTTAAAACGCATTTGCAGTTAATAGCCAACGGCAGCAGTTTTAATGCTAATTACAACTACCTGCTCGCTACCTATCTGTGTCAGAACGAAAAGGCCATTATTAAAGTCAACGGAAGTAAGGTCAACGATTTTAATAGCTACTGCCTGGGATTGCAGTTTGACAAAGGCATTACCATTTTTAATGTGAAATGTGGTTTTGACGATAACCAGAAATGCGTAAAAAAAGTAGAGATACAACAAGGCAAGTAA
- the tssO gene encoding type VI secretion system TssO, with amino-acid sequence MEAHISMEQKERQQHFIYLLLLTLCGVVLLSVIFLRKMDSPFKNDMAFEMYLLEEHQHFNARQQDIAPFMSKTFDKIEVLPISQLQGFSETDITNSIADIASITENKQITDIRKENYGQIALFYKMYFADKKIAFAKLQNITQYEKQYTECSIGFKEKEQQLSQKNAAIAARSN; translated from the coding sequence ATGGAAGCACACATTTCAATGGAACAGAAAGAAAGACAGCAGCACTTTATATACCTGTTGTTGTTAACGCTTTGCGGCGTGGTACTTCTTTCGGTAATATTCCTGAGAAAAATGGATTCGCCCTTTAAAAATGATATGGCTTTTGAAATGTATTTACTGGAAGAACACCAGCATTTCAATGCCCGCCAGCAGGATATTGCCCCTTTTATGTCTAAAACCTTCGACAAAATAGAAGTGCTGCCTATAAGCCAGCTACAGGGCTTTTCTGAAACCGACATTACCAATAGCATAGCCGATATAGCAAGCATTACCGAAAACAAACAAATCACCGACATACGCAAAGAGAACTACGGCCAGATAGCTCTTTTTTATAAGATGTACTTTGCCGATAAGAAGATTGCATTTGCCAAATTGCAAAACATTACACAATATGAAAAACAATACACCGAGTGCAGCATTGGCTTTAAGGAGAAAGAGCAACAGCTGTCACAAAAAAACGCAGCCATAGCAGCGCGTAGCAACTAA
- the tssO gene encoding type VI secretion system TssO encodes MRPVNYENIKNKTLIFWGYFILLIICAFVPVLLFFKSYNVQKQYIADDILACKKVLNKQIVLHNKVDSLYSLMQMLNANQVRSDLFLEKYIADNKKDITRIIDADSAAFQHYSLLLTEVDKMLMLKDSIRNIVDREQLALKDLSDCIKFTRKIQNDLTYDPQRNFSSAR; translated from the coding sequence ATGAGGCCAGTTAATTATGAAAACATCAAGAATAAAACCCTTATTTTCTGGGGGTACTTTATATTATTGATTATATGTGCATTTGTTCCTGTATTACTATTCTTTAAAAGCTACAACGTTCAAAAACAATATATAGCCGATGATATACTCGCTTGCAAAAAAGTATTGAACAAGCAGATAGTATTACATAATAAAGTAGATTCACTATACTCCTTAATGCAGATGCTGAATGCCAACCAGGTAAGAAGCGATTTATTCCTAGAAAAATATATAGCAGATAATAAAAAAGATATTACTAGAATTATAGATGCAGATAGCGCAGCTTTCCAACACTACTCTTTACTGCTTACAGAAGTAGACAAAATGTTGATGCTAAAAGATAGTATACGCAATATTGTAGACAGAGAGCAGCTGGCCTTAAAAGATTTATCAGATTGCATTAAGTTTACCCGGAAAATACAAAACGACTTAACCTACGACCCACAACGGAATTTTTCATCAGCCCGATAG
- a CDS encoding response regulator transcription factor: MKNRELPLTIGIADDDANFVNALKDEIIKDPQHQISFCAPDGGKLLELYNVNDTSCLVIDLYTPFISGMEAVRLIKNVSEEVNIIAYSSTYQPDMADMLFQWNNVMYCERSIDFITRYIDDPMQKEDAEYKAYLQHWQNRTLSIISGRKKESPTEALKPVELKILALIAEGATNHEVASSLALSKRTIDTYIERLIKKLEVSNRIGLAAYAFNKGVCKLYCEVGKNGRCDTSSIFTPIAEGMHSIV, translated from the coding sequence ATGAAAAACAGAGAGCTACCCTTAACCATCGGCATTGCCGATGATGATGCTAATTTTGTAAACGCCTTAAAAGATGAGATAATTAAAGATCCCCAGCATCAGATTTCCTTTTGTGCGCCCGACGGCGGTAAGTTATTAGAACTGTATAACGTAAATGATACCAGCTGCCTGGTTATTGATTTGTATACCCCTTTTATTAGTGGTATGGAAGCCGTAAGGCTTATTAAAAATGTAAGTGAAGAAGTGAATATCATTGCTTACAGCAGCACGTATCAGCCAGATATGGCCGATATGTTGTTTCAATGGAATAATGTGATGTATTGCGAACGTAGTATTGATTTTATTACGCGTTACATTGATGATCCCATGCAAAAAGAAGATGCAGAGTATAAGGCTTACCTGCAGCACTGGCAAAACAGAACCCTGTCTATTATCTCGGGCCGCAAGAAAGAATCACCCACTGAAGCATTGAAGCCGGTAGAATTAAAAATACTGGCATTGATCGCAGAAGGGGCTACCAATCATGAGGTAGCATCGTCGCTTGCTTTAAGTAAACGAACCATTGACACTTATATAGAAAGGCTGATTAAAAAGCTGGAAGTGAGTAATCGTATCGGGCTTGCTGCTTATGCCTTTAATAAGGGGGTATGTAAGCTGTATTGCGAGGTGGGTAAAAACGGAAGATGTGATACCAGTAGCATCTTTACACCTATTGCGGAGGGGATGCATAGTATTGTGTAG
- the tssD gene encoding type VI secretion system tube protein TssD, giving the protein MAYNASLKFNGGSDYKVLDVNYNVARTSDASGRVASDPSNATIKVVVEATEKSDILESMLNAKFKPTKGAITFNKSNEEGKLIELGWENGYVIWHEVKFDAVNSHSMHISFVVSAESISYGGAQYNGCWPS; this is encoded by the coding sequence ATGGCGTACAACGCAAGTCTGAAATTCAATGGCGGTAGTGACTACAAAGTTCTGGACGTTAATTACAATGTAGCACGTACCAGCGATGCCTCTGGTCGTGTAGCTTCTGATCCATCTAACGCTACCATTAAAGTAGTAGTAGAAGCTACTGAAAAGAGCGATATTCTCGAAAGCATGCTCAATGCTAAGTTCAAGCCCACCAAAGGTGCTATCACTTTTAACAAATCTAATGAAGAAGGTAAACTCATTGAGTTAGGCTGGGAGAATGGCTATGTTATCTGGCATGAAGTTAAATTTGATGCCGTGAATTCACACAGCATGCACATCAGCTTTGTAGTGAGTGCTGAAAGCATTTCTTACGGAGGTGCTCAGTATAATGGTTGTTGGCCATCCTAA
- the tssD gene encoding type VI secretion system tube protein TssD — translation MSSYKAALTIEGTVYNVRHCSFNYKQNIKPDGSPHAQVLGGIITIILEEPAPKDIIQWMITPDEKKSGSVRFFEVNSSTGTHQLLEFKDAYCVQFDNVFDGDKHNAGSLVSSLVISANAISFDGIEFKK, via the coding sequence ATGAGCTCATATAAAGCAGCATTAACGATAGAAGGAACCGTGTATAATGTAAGACACTGCTCTTTCAACTATAAACAAAATATTAAGCCCGATGGCTCGCCGCATGCGCAGGTGCTGGGTGGTATTATCACCATTATACTGGAAGAACCTGCCCCTAAAGATATTATCCAGTGGATGATCACGCCCGATGAAAAGAAGAGCGGATCGGTTCGTTTTTTTGAAGTGAACAGCAGCACGGGTACGCACCAGTTGCTGGAGTTTAAAGATGCCTACTGTGTGCAGTTTGATAATGTGTTTGACGGCGATAAGCATAATGCCGGTAGCCTGGTAAGTTCGCTGGTCATCAGCGCCAATGCTATCAGCTTTGATGGTATCGAGTTTAAGAAATAA
- a CDS encoding RNA polymerase sigma factor — protein sequence MPVKGRFFFPAICVFIRKSTFSASLQVGEALMVSTNNITYEQKEQLLQVAAGNERAFADFMLAHSDRLYSYILRITKNDHWAQELVQDVWLQVWLARAVFAQLDNPVAYLNRMAQNRSIDWIRRNKRELKAQYIIQQQQQSPVLNTAAENVDLETTRKLLQQAIESLPAQRRRIFEMKQEGLSYDEIAAALHISKNTVRNQMVSALHTLRTFLQEHGDVLLIFFYFFL from the coding sequence ATGCCTGTAAAAGGGCGTTTTTTCTTTCCGGCTATCTGTGTTTTCATACGCAAATCAACTTTTTCGGCTAGTTTGCAGGTTGGAGAAGCGTTGATGGTGTCTACCAATAATATCACATACGAACAAAAAGAGCAGCTGTTACAGGTAGCGGCAGGGAACGAGCGCGCTTTTGCTGATTTCATGCTGGCCCATAGTGACAGGCTGTACTCTTATATATTACGCATTACCAAAAATGACCACTGGGCGCAGGAACTGGTGCAGGATGTATGGCTGCAGGTTTGGCTGGCCCGCGCAGTATTTGCGCAACTGGACAACCCGGTAGCTTACCTCAACCGGATGGCGCAAAACAGATCCATTGACTGGATACGCCGCAATAAGCGGGAGCTAAAAGCACAATATATTATACAGCAGCAACAACAATCGCCTGTATTGAATACCGCAGCGGAAAACGTTGATCTGGAAACTACCCGTAAATTATTACAACAGGCTATTGAAAGCCTGCCTGCCCAACGCCGGCGCATTTTTGAAATGAAGCAGGAGGGGCTGAGTTACGACGAAATTGCTGCTGCTTTACACATCTCCAAAAATACCGTACGTAACCAGATGGTGAGCGCCCTGCACACCTTACGCACCTTTTTACAGGAGCATGGCGACGTGCTGCTGATTTTTTTCTACTTTTTTTTATAA